A portion of the Phycisphaerales bacterium AB-hyl4 genome contains these proteins:
- a CDS encoding lysophospholipid acyltransferase family protein gives MTQPRTQPRHANLPRRSPRLLAMFVRYVRRYVGKQFNAVRVLRESTCDLPSDTPVVFYVNHPSWWDPLMLALLATQRYPQRQHYAPIDAAMLGKYAFFERLGFFGIEPNSTRGAAKLLRVGQAILAQPDAALWITAEGQFTDPRLRPVQLRPGLAHLARRLPHARIVPVAIEYIFWDESTPEALMAFGDPINTAEAAKQWDVTEWQRELAHRLERTMDRLATASQTRDPALFDNLLDGRRGIGGVYDLWRRCKAWARGQRFDPSHGGSSFDNDTKEAR, from the coding sequence ATGACTCAACCGCGCACACAACCTCGCCATGCCAACCTGCCGCGCCGCTCGCCAAGGCTGCTGGCAATGTTCGTGCGCTACGTTCGTCGGTACGTGGGCAAGCAATTCAATGCGGTGCGGGTACTGCGTGAGTCGACTTGCGATCTTCCGTCGGACACGCCCGTCGTGTTTTATGTCAACCATCCGAGTTGGTGGGACCCGTTGATGCTGGCGCTGCTCGCGACGCAGCGGTACCCGCAACGTCAACATTACGCACCCATCGACGCGGCCATGCTTGGCAAATATGCATTCTTTGAGCGGTTGGGTTTTTTTGGCATCGAGCCGAACAGCACCCGCGGCGCGGCGAAGTTGCTTCGAGTCGGTCAGGCGATTCTTGCACAGCCCGATGCCGCTTTGTGGATCACAGCGGAAGGCCAGTTCACCGACCCGCGTCTTCGCCCCGTGCAGTTAAGGCCGGGCCTGGCGCATCTGGCTCGTCGGCTGCCGCACGCCCGAATCGTGCCGGTCGCCATCGAATACATTTTCTGGGACGAAAGCACGCCTGAAGCATTGATGGCTTTTGGTGATCCGATTAATACAGCCGAGGCTGCCAAGCAATGGGACGTCACTGAGTGGCAGCGGGAATTGGCGCATCGGCTGGAGCGCACAATGGATCGCTTGGCAACCGCGTCTCAGACGCGCGATCCTGCGCTGTTTGACAACCTGCTCGACGGCCGACGTGGCATCGGTGGCGTGTATGACTTGTGGCGCCGCTGCAAGGCATGGGCGCGTGGCCAACGCTTCGATCCCTCCCACGGCGGATCATCCTTCGACAACGATACAAAGGAGGCGCGATGA
- a CDS encoding glycosyltransferase family 2 protein — MIWPVIGIVTVVLAMIPTLMLAVNLSNFQRAPKTKRNTDRQPTVSVLIPARDEADSIADCLREVLANEGVEMEVLVLDDRSTDGTDEVVSEIASHDSRVRLHRAPSLPAGWCGKQHACHVLARHARNDRLMWIDADIRLTPDAIERTVAFMDRSNAPLVSGFPYQVCRTWAEALVVPLIHIVLLGYLPLDRMRKSTSPGFAAGCGQMFMADRNTYHQVGGHAAIRATLHDGIMLPRTFRQAGHATDIFDAQDIARCRMYDSPAAVWQGFAKNATEGLATSVGIWVWSVLLFGGHVLPWLFAAIVFGFGVPADFRSSATVVLAGVALLLAVTSNTLAWWRFGHPWLSLLLRPIGVMMLLGIQWYAYSRKLIGQPVSWRGRSYAAS, encoded by the coding sequence ATGATCTGGCCAGTGATTGGCATTGTGACGGTTGTGTTGGCGATGATTCCCACGTTGATGCTGGCGGTCAACCTCTCCAACTTCCAACGCGCCCCCAAGACGAAACGCAACACCGACCGCCAACCGACGGTCTCCGTGCTTATCCCGGCACGCGACGAGGCGGATTCGATTGCCGACTGCCTGCGCGAGGTGCTCGCCAATGAAGGTGTTGAAATGGAAGTGCTCGTGCTTGACGATCGTTCCACCGACGGCACGGATGAGGTGGTCAGCGAGATCGCCTCGCATGACTCACGCGTTCGCCTGCATCGCGCGCCGTCACTGCCCGCCGGCTGGTGTGGCAAGCAACATGCCTGCCATGTACTCGCACGACATGCTCGAAACGATCGACTGATGTGGATCGACGCGGACATTCGCCTGACCCCCGATGCGATTGAACGAACCGTTGCGTTCATGGACCGTTCCAACGCGCCACTGGTCAGCGGGTTCCCCTATCAGGTTTGCAGGACGTGGGCAGAAGCGCTGGTCGTACCTTTGATTCATATTGTCCTGCTGGGTTACCTGCCCCTGGACCGGATGCGCAAGAGCACGTCGCCGGGCTTTGCCGCCGGCTGCGGCCAGATGTTTATGGCGGACCGAAACACCTACCACCAGGTCGGCGGACACGCCGCCATCCGCGCCACACTGCACGACGGCATCATGCTGCCGCGCACGTTCCGACAGGCGGGTCATGCAACGGATATTTTTGATGCACAGGACATCGCCCGATGTCGCATGTACGACTCGCCCGCCGCGGTCTGGCAGGGATTCGCCAAGAACGCGACAGAAGGGCTCGCCACCTCCGTTGGCATCTGGGTCTGGAGCGTGCTGCTGTTCGGCGGGCATGTCCTGCCCTGGCTTTTCGCGGCGATTGTGTTCGGCTTCGGGGTACCGGCTGACTTTAGATCGTCGGCCACCGTCGTCTTGGCGGGCGTAGCGCTGCTGCTGGCTGTGACGAGCAACACGCTGGCATGGTGGCGGTTCGGCCATCCGTGGCTGAGTCTGCTGCTGCGGCCGATCGGCGTGATGATGCTGCTTGGCATCCAGTGGTACGCATACTCGCGCAAACTGATCGGGCAACCCGTGAGTTGGCGCGGCCGAAGCTATGCCGCCAGCTGA